A stretch of Faecalibacterium duncaniae DNA encodes these proteins:
- a CDS encoding phage holin translates to MKKCKISPATLARTAALALALTNQVLSATGHRVLPIESAELEQLVSTGLTIATALVSWWKNNSFTPEAIEADDFLCQLKEHK, encoded by the coding sequence ATGAAGAAATGCAAGATCTCTCCCGCCACGCTGGCCCGCACGGCGGCGCTGGCACTGGCGCTGACCAATCAGGTGCTCAGCGCCACCGGCCACCGTGTCCTGCCCATTGAATCGGCAGAGCTGGAGCAGCTGGTCTCCACCGGCCTGACCATTGCCACCGCGCTGGTCAGCTGGTGGAAGAACAATTCCTTCACCCCGGAGGCCATCGAAGCCGATGACTTCCTCTGCCAGCTGAAGGAGCACAAATAA
- a CDS encoding GH25 family lysozyme, whose translation MFTVLDVSRWQGRIDWDTVKASGRVHGVMLRALGSRSGTSYIDPMFETNYSACIRLGIPVGIYYYSCAVTAPQRDAELALLHDALRGKRLQLPAAIDVEDARLRALTPDALSALVAGAARQLEHWGLYAMVYTYTHFADTALHMDTLAPFDLWLADYRGKRPARRHGMWQYTSRGRVPGISGPVDLSRTEKDYPALLHRAGLDRTIL comes from the coding sequence ATGTTCACGGTGCTGGATGTCTCCCGCTGGCAGGGCCGCATAGACTGGGATACCGTAAAAGCCAGCGGCAGGGTCCACGGCGTGATGCTGCGCGCACTGGGCAGCAGGAGCGGCACGTCCTACATCGACCCCATGTTTGAAACAAACTACTCTGCCTGCATCCGGCTGGGCATCCCGGTGGGGATCTACTATTACAGCTGTGCCGTTACCGCCCCACAGCGGGATGCTGAGCTGGCCCTCCTGCACGATGCCCTCAGGGGAAAGCGGCTTCAGCTGCCCGCTGCCATCGACGTGGAGGATGCCCGCCTGCGTGCTCTGACACCGGACGCGCTCTCCGCCCTTGTTGCCGGGGCGGCACGTCAGCTGGAGCACTGGGGCCTGTACGCCATGGTATACACCTACACCCATTTTGCAGATACCGCCCTGCACATGGACACACTGGCCCCCTTCGATCTCTGGCTGGCGGACTACCGGGGCAAACGCCCGGCCCGCAGGCACGGAATGTGGCAGTACACCAGCAGGGGCAGGGTACCCGGCATCTCCGGCCCCGTGGACCTGAGCCGCACCGAAAAGGATTATCCCGCCCTGCTCCACCGGGCGGGGCTCGACCGTACCATCCTATAA
- a CDS encoding peptide chain release factor 3: MTNREEIERRRTFAIISHPDAGKTTLTEKLLLYGGAINQAGSVKGKQSAKHAVSDWMDIEKQRGISVTSSVLQFNYAGKCVNILDTPGHQDFSEDTYRTLMAADSAVMVIDAAKGVEAQTIKLFKVCTLRHIPIFTFINKMDREARDPFELMENIEEILGIKTYPMNWPIGCGKEFKGVFDRNTRKVLAFSSDGRANGVKKVNETEAELGDAALDELLTPYLHQQLVDEIELLDGAAEEFDLDKVLRGELSPVFFGSALTNFGVEPFLENFLRLTPTPLARVDSLTGEPVDPCRDEFSAFIFKIQANMNKAHRDRIAFMRICSGKFERGMEAYHVQEGKNIKLATGTQLMAQDRAIVDEAYAGDIIGLFDPGIFSIGDTLCTGKKKVEFAGIPTFSPEHFARIEQKDTMKRKQFVKGMEQIAQEGAIQIFREVGGGMEEVVVGVVGVLQLEVLEYRLNTEYNVEIRMQQLPFEQLRWVKNDPDTYNLRDLDLTSDTKAVEDMKGNRLLLFTSDWAVRWAETHNDTLELSEFGNI; encoded by the coding sequence ATGACAAATCGTGAAGAGATCGAGCGCCGCCGGACGTTTGCGATCATCAGCCACCCCGATGCCGGCAAAACGACCCTGACCGAAAAGCTGCTGCTGTACGGTGGAGCCATCAATCAGGCCGGTTCCGTCAAGGGCAAGCAGAGCGCCAAGCACGCTGTGTCCGACTGGATGGATATCGAGAAGCAGCGCGGTATTTCTGTCACTTCCTCTGTCCTGCAGTTCAACTATGCAGGCAAGTGCGTGAACATTCTGGATACCCCGGGCCATCAGGACTTCTCGGAGGATACCTACCGTACCCTGATGGCAGCGGACTCCGCTGTCATGGTCATCGATGCTGCAAAGGGCGTTGAGGCCCAGACCATCAAGCTGTTCAAGGTCTGCACCCTGCGTCACATCCCCATCTTTACCTTCATCAACAAGATGGACCGCGAAGCCCGCGACCCCTTTGAGCTGATGGAGAACATCGAGGAGATCCTGGGCATCAAGACCTACCCCATGAACTGGCCCATCGGCTGCGGCAAGGAGTTCAAGGGCGTGTTCGACCGCAATACCCGCAAGGTGCTGGCTTTCTCCAGCGACGGCCGCGCCAACGGCGTGAAGAAGGTCAACGAGACCGAGGCCGAACTGGGCGATGCTGCACTGGACGAGCTGCTGACCCCCTACCTGCACCAGCAGCTGGTGGACGAGATCGAGCTGCTGGACGGCGCTGCCGAGGAATTTGACCTCGACAAGGTGCTGCGCGGTGAGCTGAGCCCTGTGTTCTTTGGCTCTGCTCTGACCAACTTCGGCGTGGAGCCCTTCCTGGAAAACTTCCTGCGGCTCACCCCCACCCCGCTGGCCCGTGTGGACAGCCTGACCGGCGAGCCGGTGGACCCCTGCCGCGACGAGTTCTCGGCCTTCATCTTCAAGATCCAGGCCAACATGAACAAGGCCCACCGTGACCGCATCGCCTTTATGCGCATCTGCTCCGGCAAGTTCGAGCGCGGCATGGAGGCTTACCACGTGCAGGAGGGCAAGAACATCAAGCTGGCCACCGGCACCCAGCTGATGGCGCAGGATCGTGCCATCGTGGATGAGGCCTACGCGGGCGATATCATCGGCCTGTTTGACCCGGGCATCTTCTCCATCGGCGACACCCTGTGCACCGGCAAAAAGAAGGTCGAGTTTGCGGGCATCCCCACCTTCTCACCGGAGCATTTTGCCCGCATCGAGCAGAAGGACACCATGAAGCGCAAGCAGTTCGTGAAGGGTATGGAGCAGATCGCCCAGGAGGGTGCCATCCAGATCTTCCGCGAAGTCGGCGGCGGCATGGAGGAGGTCGTGGTCGGCGTGGTCGGTGTGCTGCAGCTGGAAGTGCTGGAGTACCGCCTGAACACCGAGTACAACGTGGAGATCCGGATGCAGCAGCTGCCCTTTGAGCAGCTGCGCTGGGTGAAGAACGACCCCGACACCTACAACCTGCGGGATCTGGATCTGACCAGCGATACCAAGGCTGTGGAGGATATGAAGGGCAACCGTCTGCTGCTGTTCACCTCTGATTGGGCCGTCCGCTGGGCTGAGACCCACAACGACACGCTGGAATTGAGCGAGTTCGGCAATATCTGA
- a CDS encoding aldo/keto reductase: MENLNIGRSGIEVPFLGMGTWAIGGGSWWGDNDDALSVKAIQTAVEQGIRWIDTAPIYGLYHSETVVGEALKHIDRDKVVLSTKCGLEWRHETPVLHKVVDGTAVYRDLSAQSIIEDVEDSLRRLGTDHLDVLYTHWQSPEPGLYPLEETVEAMMKLKEQGKIRAIGASNVTADLIRGYCRYGQLDVIQEKYSLLTRRIEKQLLPTCRELGVSVQAYSPLEQGLLTGRVTMETTFPEGSTRNSNPSFQPARRKQALDLLAKWDDLTGKYDCTVAQLVIALTARMIPGLHVLCGARTPEQVLDNAGALNIKLDGADAVRMKWDVDAIS; this comes from the coding sequence ATGGAAAACCTGAACATTGGCCGCAGCGGCATCGAAGTGCCTTTTCTGGGCATGGGCACCTGGGCCATCGGCGGCGGCAGCTGGTGGGGCGACAACGATGATGCCCTTTCGGTCAAAGCCATCCAGACTGCTGTGGAGCAGGGCATCCGGTGGATCGACACCGCGCCCATCTACGGCCTGTACCACAGCGAGACCGTGGTGGGCGAGGCCCTGAAGCACATCGACCGGGACAAGGTGGTGCTCTCTACAAAATGCGGCCTGGAGTGGCGGCACGAAACACCGGTGCTCCACAAGGTCGTGGACGGCACCGCCGTCTACCGGGACCTCTCGGCGCAGAGCATCATTGAGGACGTGGAGGACAGCCTGCGCCGCCTGGGCACCGACCACCTGGATGTGCTGTACACCCACTGGCAGAGCCCGGAACCCGGCCTCTATCCGCTGGAGGAGACCGTGGAGGCCATGATGAAGCTGAAGGAGCAGGGCAAGATCCGCGCCATTGGTGCGTCCAACGTGACGGCGGATCTCATCCGGGGCTACTGCCGGTACGGGCAGCTGGATGTCATTCAGGAAAAGTACAGCCTGCTGACCCGCCGCATCGAAAAGCAGCTCCTGCCCACCTGCAGGGAGCTGGGCGTTTCGGTGCAGGCCTACTCCCCGCTGGAGCAGGGTCTGCTCACCGGCAGGGTCACCATGGAGACCACTTTCCCCGAGGGCAGCACCCGGAACAGCAACCCCAGCTTCCAGCCTGCCCGCCGGAAGCAGGCGCTGGACCTGCTGGCCAAGTGGGACGACCTGACCGGGAAATACGACTGCACCGTGGCCCAGCTGGTCATTGCCCTGACGGCCCGGATGATCCCCGGCCTGCATGTGCTGTGCGGTGCCCGCACCCCGGAGCAGGTGCTGGACAATGCCGGTGCACTGAATATCAAACTGGATGGCGCGGATGCCGTCCGCATGAAGTGGGACGTGGATGCCATTTCCTGA